In Campylobacter concisus, a single window of DNA contains:
- a CDS encoding universal stress protein → MKYKKLLFPIGAGDDIEPRIYGALKVAQWFNTHMEIMTCQLDPSVVYNMKMTLRGGVLFEEFLKSAKSELAVEHEENEKIFNKICAELGIKVTSEIIEDVCTANFTIHSGKRSAIVEQESKFCDLVVAAVPLDGKITGTFESAVLKSGKNAIVIPRKMREFKADNILVSWTGTTQSSRALTGSIDLLKKAKKVQCITSKASLGDNAELNLKKLEEYFKIHGISATFEVIATTMIPGEALLKAAIDRNADLIVASRYGENGLMEMVLGGTSRFFLEHTNIPVYL, encoded by the coding sequence ATGAAATACAAAAAGTTGCTTTTTCCAATAGGAGCTGGAGACGATATCGAGCCAAGAATTTATGGTGCCCTAAAGGTTGCTCAGTGGTTTAACACACATATGGAAATTATGACTTGCCAGCTTGACCCAAGCGTAGTTTATAATATGAAAATGACGCTTCGTGGAGGAGTGCTTTTTGAAGAATTTCTAAAATCAGCTAAATCTGAACTAGCTGTCGAGCATGAAGAGAATGAGAAAATTTTCAATAAAATTTGTGCTGAGCTTGGCATAAAAGTAACTAGTGAAATCATTGAAGATGTTTGCACTGCAAATTTTACGATTCACAGTGGCAAAAGAAGTGCCATAGTTGAGCAAGAAAGTAAATTTTGCGATCTAGTAGTGGCTGCTGTACCACTTGATGGAAAGATCACTGGTACATTTGAATCAGCTGTTTTAAAAAGTGGTAAAAATGCGATTGTAATCCCTAGAAAAATGCGTGAGTTTAAAGCCGATAATATCCTTGTTAGCTGGACTGGTACGACGCAAAGCTCAAGGGCATTAACAGGCTCGATCGATCTTTTAAAAAAGGCAAAAAAGGTTCAGTGCATTACCTCAAAAGCAAGTCTTGGCGACAATGCTGAGCTAAATCTTAAAAAGCTTGAAGAGTACTTCAAAATTCATGGCATATCGGCCACTTTTGAAGTGATTGCTACTACGATGATACCTGGTGAAGCGCTTTTAAAAGCAGCTATTGATAGAAATGCTGATCTAATCGTTGCTAGCAGATATGGTGAAAATGGTCTTATGGAAATGGTGCTTGGTGGCACTTCAAGATTTTTCTTAGAACACACAAATATCCCAGTTTATCTATAA
- the dnaE gene encoding DNA polymerase III subunit alpha yields MSENSSFTHLHLHTEYSLLDGANKIKELAHVLHDRGDTAAAITDHGNMFGAIDFYKAMKKEGIKPLIGIEAYVHNGEQLDDKSTKQRFHLILIAKNETGYKNLMYLSSMSYIEGFYYYPRINKKILKEHSEGLVCSSACLQGEVSWHLNLSDRNVKFGAKGYERAKEVALEYKEIFGDDFYLEIMRHGIGDQKRIDDDILRIAKETGIKVIATNDTHYTFKERADAHEVFMCIAMNKTLDDPNRLRHSVHEFFVKSKEQMSELFLDIPEVIENTQEIVDKCNLEIKLGNPTPPNFKFTLEYAKERNLTLPEPENRYSFKNDAVFFEYECRKGLEERLKFVPENLHDEYKKRLEIEIGIINKMNFPGYMMIVWDFINEAKSRGVPVGPGRGSAAGSLVAYSLKITDLDPIPYNLLFERFLNPERVSMPDIDVDFCQSRRGEIIDYVTQKYGKFNVAGVITFGKLLAKGVIRDVARVCDMPYAEADAMAKLIPDELGITLKDAYEKEPKIAELISQNPKAAKIWKFALDLEGLNRNAGQHAAGVVISNEELWNKTPLFRQPNSPEDRYVTQYSLKYLEDVDLIKFDFLGLKTLTVIDNAIKLVKQRTCKDIIWEQIDKNDSNVYKMIQSGQAIGIFQIEGEGMRKLGTSLRPDCFEDIVAMLALYRPGPMESGMLDDFVKRKHGEAEITYSFKELEPILAPTYGVIVYQEQVMQIVQAIGGFSLGGADLVRRAMGKKIKEEMDRLKGEFVKGAEAKGLNGQKADDLFELIVKFAGYGFNKSHSAAYAYVTFQTAYLKAYYPAEFMAALLTSEESNVDKIVRYIDEIKRINIDTLPPSINKSTKEFSVVKNGDHDGIIFGLGAIKGVGGAAIENIITEREANGEFKSMDDFVSRIDPFKVNKKVFESLIKAGCFDEFGFSRKMLMQNVENIIEACKSAAQIRKNAVESLFGEDESMNDVKINFVTINDEFDIKQILKFEQESVGIYLSGHPLDDYKDEINKIKYTLSSEFESLPQSAEILVVGKIEDFSTRITKSGKKMGTINVLDFHGNIEIAVFERELGNIEDIVKDEAKRDLPYAFRINITKDDQFVRTNLNEVYSLEDAQNLDFKTRKLKQNSKFSKNEESSMPQRAREYAELEVLLCLSELSKDKITSLYNLGYNEHIKSGTNNDKRLVIKIKNENTAQIFVYKTKFVVNDSFKEKALQAIAC; encoded by the coding sequence ATGAGTGAAAATTCTAGCTTTACACACCTGCATTTACACACCGAATACTCCCTACTAGACGGAGCAAACAAGATAAAAGAGCTAGCTCACGTACTTCATGATAGAGGCGACACAGCAGCGGCGATTACTGATCACGGCAATATGTTTGGAGCGATAGATTTTTACAAGGCGATGAAAAAAGAGGGGATAAAACCACTAATTGGCATCGAAGCTTATGTACATAATGGCGAGCAGCTTGATGACAAGAGTACTAAACAGCGTTTTCACCTTATACTAATCGCCAAAAACGAGACTGGCTATAAAAATTTAATGTATCTTAGCTCCATGAGCTACATCGAGGGCTTTTACTACTATCCTCGTATAAATAAAAAAATTTTAAAAGAGCACAGTGAGGGCTTGGTTTGTAGCTCTGCTTGCTTGCAGGGAGAGGTGAGTTGGCATCTAAATTTAAGCGATCGTAACGTCAAATTTGGCGCAAAGGGCTACGAGAGAGCAAAAGAGGTTGCACTTGAATATAAAGAAATTTTTGGAGATGACTTTTACCTTGAGATCATGCGCCACGGCATCGGCGATCAAAAACGCATTGATGATGATATTTTACGCATCGCTAAAGAGACTGGCATAAAGGTTATCGCCACAAACGATACTCACTACACTTTTAAAGAGCGAGCCGACGCACATGAGGTTTTTATGTGTATCGCGATGAACAAAACTTTAGATGATCCAAATCGACTTCGTCACAGCGTTCATGAGTTTTTTGTCAAAAGCAAAGAGCAGATGAGTGAGCTATTTTTAGATATCCCTGAAGTGATAGAAAATACCCAAGAGATCGTGGATAAGTGCAATCTTGAGATTAAGCTTGGCAACCCAACTCCGCCAAATTTTAAATTTACTCTTGAATATGCCAAAGAGAGAAATTTAACACTTCCAGAGCCTGAAAATAGATATAGCTTTAAAAATGATGCTGTATTTTTTGAATATGAATGTAGAAAGGGGCTTGAAGAGAGGCTAAAATTTGTCCCTGAAAATTTACATGACGAATACAAAAAGCGCCTTGAGATAGAGATTGGCATAATTAATAAAATGAATTTCCCAGGCTACATGATGATCGTTTGGGACTTCATAAATGAGGCTAAAAGTAGAGGTGTGCCAGTTGGTCCAGGACGTGGTTCTGCGGCTGGTAGCTTGGTCGCTTACTCGCTAAAGATCACTGACCTTGACCCGATCCCATACAACCTACTTTTTGAGAGGTTTCTAAACCCAGAGCGTGTTAGCATGCCAGATATCGACGTGGATTTTTGTCAAAGTAGGCGTGGCGAGATTATCGACTATGTTACGCAAAAATATGGAAAATTTAACGTTGCTGGCGTTATTACCTTTGGTAAATTGCTCGCAAAAGGTGTTATTAGAGACGTTGCTAGGGTTTGTGATATGCCTTACGCCGAAGCCGATGCGATGGCAAAGTTAATACCTGATGAACTTGGTATTACACTAAAAGATGCTTACGAAAAAGAGCCAAAGATAGCTGAGCTCATCAGTCAAAATCCAAAGGCAGCTAAAATTTGGAAATTTGCACTTGATCTTGAGGGGCTAAATAGAAACGCCGGTCAGCATGCAGCAGGTGTTGTTATCTCAAATGAGGAGCTGTGGAATAAAACTCCGCTATTTCGCCAGCCAAACAGCCCAGAAGATCGCTATGTTACGCAGTATAGCCTTAAATATCTTGAGGATGTGGATTTAATTAAATTCGACTTTCTTGGACTAAAAACACTAACGGTTATCGATAATGCCATAAAGCTAGTAAAACAACGAACTTGCAAGGATATTATTTGGGAGCAGATCGATAAAAACGATTCTAATGTTTATAAAATGATACAAAGCGGCCAAGCGATAGGAATCTTCCAAATCGAGGGCGAGGGCATGAGAAAGCTAGGAACTAGCTTGCGTCCAGACTGCTTTGAGGATATCGTCGCGATGCTAGCGCTCTACCGCCCAGGACCGATGGAGAGTGGCATGCTCGATGACTTTGTCAAAAGAAAACATGGCGAGGCAGAGATAACCTACTCATTTAAAGAGCTTGAGCCGATCCTTGCGCCAACATACGGCGTGATCGTCTATCAAGAACAAGTTATGCAAATCGTTCAAGCCATAGGCGGCTTTAGCCTTGGCGGGGCGGACCTTGTACGCCGTGCGATGGGTAAAAAGATCAAAGAAGAGATGGATAGGCTAAAGGGCGAGTTTGTAAAAGGTGCTGAGGCAAAAGGGCTAAATGGACAAAAAGCAGACGATCTTTTTGAGCTAATTGTAAAATTTGCAGGATATGGCTTTAATAAATCTCACTCCGCAGCTTACGCTTATGTTACCTTTCAAACAGCTTATCTTAAGGCCTATTATCCAGCTGAATTTATGGCTGCACTTCTTACAAGCGAAGAGAGCAACGTCGATAAGATCGTTCGCTATATCGATGAGATAAAACGCATAAATATAGATACTTTGCCGCCATCTATAAATAAATCAACTAAAGAATTTAGCGTCGTTAAAAATGGCGATCATGACGGCATTATCTTTGGGCTTGGTGCGATTAAAGGCGTTGGTGGAGCGGCTATTGAAAATATTATCACTGAGCGTGAAGCAAATGGCGAATTTAAGAGTATGGACGACTTTGTCTCAAGGATAGATCCATTTAAAGTAAATAAAAAGGTCTTTGAAAGCCTTATAAAAGCCGGATGTTTTGATGAGTTTGGCTTTAGTCGTAAGATGCTTATGCAAAATGTAGAAAATATCATAGAAGCTTGCAAAAGTGCTGCGCAGATCCGTAAAAATGCAGTTGAGAGTTTATTCGGCGAAGATGAGAGCATGAACGATGTGAAGATAAATTTTGTCACGATAAATGATGAATTTGACATCAAACAAATTTTAAAATTTGAGCAAGAGAGCGTTGGTATCTACCTTTCTGGTCATCCACTTGATGACTATAAAGATGAGATTAATAAGATAAAATACACTCTAAGTTCAGAATTTGAGAGCTTGCCGCAAAGCGCTGAAATTTTAGTCGTTGGCAAGATCGAAGACTTTAGCACAAGGATAACCAAAAGCGGCAAGAAAATGGGCACTATAAACGTGCTTGATTTTCATGGAAATATCGAGATCGCAGTCTTTGAAAGAGAGCTTGGTAACATCGAAGATATAGTAAAAGATGAAGCAAAACGCGACCTGCCTTATGCTTTTAGGATAAATATCACAAAAGATGATCAATTTGTAAGGACAAATTTAAACGAGGTTTATAGCCTAGAAGATGCGCAAAATTTAGACTTTAAAACAAGAAAACTAAAACAAAACTCTAAATTTTCTAAAAATGAAGAATCTAGCATGCCTCAAAGAGCAAGAGAATATGCTGAGCTAGAGGTGCTTTTATGCCTTAGTGAGCTTAGCAAAGATAAGATAACTAGCCTTTATAATCTTGGCTATAACGAACATATAAAAAGTGGCACAAACAATGATAAGCGTCTTGTTATTAAGATAAAAAATGAAAATACGGCTCAAATTTTTGTCTATAAGACAAAATTTGTTGTAAATGACAGCTTTAAAGAAAAAGCACTTCAAGCAATAGCTTGCTAA
- a CDS encoding DUF6882 domain-containing protein, translated as MFLDKLGIDKSNWSELFSACVGKSTLLQKRAFKLLVEGSNWQVDFDSGKIYFDGREFDMQFIGSESFSSNTWLWGYENINGFDERLLELANKAREFGEKFGLSAFSTPQFELDENFNGHTISMVACTAFDEQNYYRIEYEGGAAYVAFRSDVVFEEPVLANELLSAVNECLSTYELDHKILVKGLLLSCDMKFSESPNEIVANKNELSFKFDELNRLINISSTL; from the coding sequence ATGTTTTTAGATAAGCTTGGCATAGATAAAAGTAACTGGAGCGAGCTTTTTAGCGCATGTGTCGGCAAATCGACATTACTTCAAAAACGTGCATTTAAGCTACTTGTTGAAGGTAGCAACTGGCAGGTTGATTTTGATAGTGGCAAAATTTACTTTGATGGGCGTGAGTTTGACATGCAGTTTATTGGCTCTGAAAGCTTCTCGTCAAATACGTGGCTTTGGGGTTATGAAAATATAAATGGCTTTGATGAGCGTTTGCTCGAGCTTGCAAATAAAGCACGGGAGTTTGGCGAGAAATTTGGACTTAGTGCATTTAGCACGCCACAATTTGAGCTAGATGAAAATTTTAATGGCCACACGATTAGTATGGTTGCTTGCACCGCTTTTGATGAGCAAAATTATTATAGGATAGAGTACGAGGGCGGAGCTGCGTATGTGGCTTTTAGATCAGATGTGGTCTTTGAGGAACCAGTGCTAGCAAATGAGCTTTTGAGCGCAGTAAATGAGTGTTTAAGCACTTACGAACTAGATCACAAAATCCTTGTAAAAGGACTTTTGCTAAGTTGTGATATGAAATTTAGCGAAAGTCCTAATGAGATCGTAGCGAATAAAAACGAGCTTAGCTTTAAATTTGACGAGCTAAATAGGCTCATAAATATTTCAAGTACGCTTTAA
- a CDS encoding cysteine hydrolase family protein gives MNIHNELEVFKESLQTLDLREISNDGAKNVAFICIDMIEAFAGSGALSSQRVADLSKGIATLFDRAWKDFGFRNFILIEDRHTSDSKEFETFLPHAMLDTNEIKTVKEIENLSFFKEIKAFYKNSLSIAFNKEFEKFLEEHPELDTFIVTGDCTDMCVYQCVSYLKLRANEYNKKVRVIVPFDLTQTYDIPGHNGDFYHEMFSLHMKLALGADVVKSIKF, from the coding sequence ATGAACATACACAACGAACTTGAGGTTTTTAAAGAATCTCTTCAGACGCTTGATTTGAGAGAAATTTCAAACGATGGAGCAAAAAACGTTGCATTTATTTGCATTGATATGATAGAAGCATTTGCTGGCAGTGGTGCGCTCTCTAGTCAAAGAGTAGCCGACTTATCAAAAGGGATCGCAACACTTTTTGATAGAGCGTGGAAAGATTTTGGTTTTAGAAATTTTATCCTTATAGAAGATAGGCACACCAGTGATTCAAAAGAATTTGAGACTTTTTTACCTCACGCTATGCTTGATACAAATGAGATAAAAACCGTAAAAGAGATAGAAAATCTAAGCTTTTTTAAAGAGATCAAAGCATTTTATAAAAACTCTTTAAGCATTGCGTTCAATAAAGAATTTGAGAAATTTTTAGAAGAGCATCCAGAGCTAGACACCTTTATAGTCACTGGGGATTGCACTGATATGTGCGTTTATCAGTGTGTTAGTTATCTTAAGTTGCGAGCCAATGAATACAACAAAAAAGTAAGAGTTATTGTACCGTTTGATCTTACGCAAACATATGACATACCAGGACATAACGGCGACTTTTATCACGAGATGTTCTCTCTTCATATGAAGCTAGCACTTGGTGCTGATGTGGTAAAGAGCATTAAATTTTAA
- a CDS encoding sensor histidine kinase — translation MNEHDIQAGLKSLIEQTYLIENEYKNLTSSYASLQNFIKDIVEILPNAIWVLDENDEIFLQNSEAVRLGKIFKEIPKKEGEINVDGQIYLFKTSSKDNKLIISATNITVEKRTERLASMGQVAAHLAHEIRNPVGSISLLASTLLKRADERTKPIVNQIQKATWRVERIIKATLLFTKGLNINAQIFDFLQLKKECEEAINFYDYSKDIKFSLEFPDGKYMGDLDLLAIVFQNILFNAIDAIEESDDDEGEIILSYEKTPSEHKFIIYDSGEPIKDKAIVFEPFKSSKLKGNGLGLHLCLQIIEAHKGSIEITLNPKTFCINLPIKE, via the coding sequence ATGAACGAACACGATATCCAAGCTGGATTAAAAAGCCTGATAGAGCAGACTTATCTGATAGAAAACGAATATAAAAATTTAACATCATCTTATGCAAGCTTGCAAAATTTCATTAAAGATATTGTAGAAATTTTGCCAAATGCCATATGGGTGTTAGATGAAAATGATGAGATCTTTTTACAAAACTCAGAAGCAGTAAGACTTGGTAAAATTTTTAAAGAGATACCAAAAAAAGAGGGTGAGATAAATGTAGATGGGCAAATTTATCTTTTTAAAACAAGCTCTAAAGACAATAAACTAATAATCTCTGCAACAAACATAACAGTAGAAAAACGCACCGAGCGTCTTGCATCTATGGGTCAAGTGGCAGCTCACCTAGCCCACGAGATCAGAAATCCGGTAGGCTCTATCTCGCTTTTAGCTTCAACTCTACTTAAAAGAGCTGATGAGCGCACAAAGCCTATCGTAAATCAAATACAAAAAGCTACATGGCGAGTCGAACGCATAATCAAAGCTACACTACTTTTTACAAAAGGCCTTAATATAAATGCACAAATTTTTGACTTTTTGCAGCTTAAAAAAGAGTGTGAAGAGGCTATAAATTTTTATGACTATTCAAAGGATATTAAATTTAGCCTAGAATTTCCAGATGGCAAATATATGGGCGATCTTGATCTACTAGCCATCGTCTTTCAAAATATTTTATTTAACGCTATTGATGCCATCGAAGAGAGCGATGATGATGAAGGAGAAATCATTTTAAGCTATGAAAAAACACCAAGTGAACATAAATTTATCATTTATGATAGTGGCGAACCTATCAAAGATAAAGCCATAGTTTTTGAGCCGTTTAAAAGTAGCAAGCTAAAAGGAAACGGCCTTGGACTACATCTTTGCTTACAGATCATAGAGGCTCACAAAGGCAGTATTGAGATCACACTAAATCCAAAAACATTTTGCATAAATTTACCAATAAAGGAGTAA
- a CDS encoding DUF234 domain-containing protein, whose product MKHLDINELIKFHLVFDEFDLKHSYYDVFEAIEAEILNNFLALMPKFYFESDTNDAIKSALIKLARSDRKKFNVHKILPQSLAGKVYAKLFEKNFLLIEKSREVLPKRSKNQMLKKEERGYKVEDKIHFNSHFSRFWFRFIEPNLSLLKAGKNDEILAIIKKEFDEYASLGFEILCGELMAKKFLINGIFLSSFWSKNIELDMLLNIGGKIIVGEAKYKERKVCKNVLNLLLKKCEKLNIRPDIIALFSKSGFSSELRNLKDERLKLYEISDFEELLK is encoded by the coding sequence ATGAAACATCTTGATATAAATGAACTTATTAAATTTCATCTCGTCTTTGATGAGTTTGATTTAAAGCACTCATATTATGATGTTTTTGAAGCGATCGAGGCTGAAATTTTAAACAACTTCTTAGCTTTGATGCCAAAATTTTACTTCGAATCCGATACAAACGATGCTATAAAATCTGCCCTCATAAAACTTGCACGAAGTGATAGAAAAAAATTTAACGTACATAAAATTTTACCTCAAAGCCTAGCTGGCAAAGTCTATGCAAAGCTTTTTGAAAAGAATTTTTTACTGATTGAGAAAAGTAGAGAAGTACTGCCAAAAAGATCAAAAAACCAAATGCTAAAAAAGGAAGAAAGGGGCTATAAAGTTGAGGATAAAATACATTTTAATAGCCATTTTTCAAGGTTTTGGTTTAGATTTATAGAGCCAAATTTAAGCTTGCTAAAAGCTGGTAAAAATGATGAAATTTTAGCCATCATAAAAAAAGAATTTGACGAATATGCAAGTCTTGGATTTGAAATTTTATGCGGTGAACTCATGGCAAAAAAATTTCTGATTAATGGCATATTTTTAAGTAGCTTTTGGAGCAAAAATATAGAGCTTGATATGCTATTAAATATAGGTGGCAAAATAATAGTCGGCGAGGCAAAATACAAAGAGAGAAAAGTTTGTAAAAATGTGCTAAATTTACTATTAAAAAAATGCGAAAAACTAAACATTAGGCCAGATATTATTGCTCTTTTTTCAAAGAGTGGATTTAGTAGCGAGCTAAGAAATTTAAAGGATGAAAGGCTAAAGCTTTATGAAATTAGCGATTTTGAGGAACTTTTAAAATGA
- a CDS encoding aminotransferase class V-fold PLP-dependent enzyme: protein MVNLEHIRENIILKNGIYYFDFTASGLAYRPIEDEMAKILQTYANTHSISSSNAYKTAQIYEDSRRELKSLLGLDESFYLFTCGNGATGAIKKFQEILGIYAPPALKKRYALKPDENSPLVVLGPYEHHSNEISFRQALCEVERIRLDKNGGIDFNHLEQILRINVGREIIATFSVASNVTGVLSDYRKIYTLIKSYGGIVAFDAASFSAYGNIDCDYFDALFLSPHKLLGGVGSCGLLAIKKILANSDEPTFAGGGTVSYVSKNYAIFVKDSEQLEEAGTPPILGLIRANLAYGLRNEIGFEAIYENESEIGEYLEKRLAEIPELTCYHPNNAKRLPIFSFNVTGVSPYELAKVLSKEYGIQTRAGCSCAGPYGHDLLHLKEDALFTHKPGWVRAGLHYTHTPQDVDYLVDALKNSIKKYSSIWKVDDPFSVDKISGCKGDR, encoded by the coding sequence TTGGTAAATTTAGAGCACATTAGAGAAAATATAATTTTAAAAAATGGCATTTATTATTTTGATTTCACAGCTTCAGGACTAGCTTATAGGCCTATCGAAGATGAGATGGCAAAAATACTTCAAACATACGCAAATACGCACTCTATTAGCTCATCAAATGCTTATAAAACTGCTCAAATTTATGAAGATTCAAGACGTGAATTAAAAAGCTTACTGGGACTTGATGAGAGCTTTTATCTTTTTACTTGTGGCAATGGAGCTACTGGTGCGATAAAGAAATTTCAAGAAATTTTAGGAATTTATGCACCACCAGCGTTAAAAAAAAGATATGCGTTAAAGCCAGATGAAAATTCTCCGCTCGTGGTGCTTGGCCCTTATGAGCACCATTCAAATGAGATAAGCTTTAGGCAAGCACTTTGCGAGGTTGAGCGTATCAGGCTTGATAAAAATGGAGGGATCGACTTTAATCATTTGGAGCAAATTTTAAGGATAAATGTCGGTCGTGAGATCATCGCAACTTTTAGTGTGGCTTCAAATGTGACTGGGGTTTTGAGTGATTATAGAAAAATTTATACTCTTATAAAATCTTATGGTGGCATTGTGGCATTTGATGCTGCAAGCTTTAGTGCTTATGGAAATATTGATTGCGACTATTTTGATGCTCTTTTTTTATCGCCACATAAATTGCTTGGTGGAGTTGGAAGTTGTGGGCTTCTTGCTATAAAAAAGATACTTGCAAACTCAGATGAGCCGACATTTGCTGGTGGTGGAACGGTAAGTTATGTCAGCAAAAACTACGCTATATTTGTAAAAGATAGTGAGCAGCTAGAAGAGGCTGGCACTCCGCCTATTTTAGGACTTATAAGGGCAAATTTGGCTTATGGGCTAAGAAATGAGATAGGATTTGAGGCAATATATGAAAACGAGAGCGAGATTGGAGAGTATTTGGAAAAAAGACTAGCAGAAATTCCTGAGCTTACTTGCTATCATCCAAATAATGCAAAGCGTTTGCCGATATTTTCTTTTAATGTAACCGGTGTTTCGCCTTATGAACTAGCCAAAGTTTTAAGCAAAGAATATGGTATTCAAACGCGTGCAGGATGTTCTTGTGCTGGACCGTATGGACATGATTTGCTTCATTTAAAAGAAGACGCACTATTTACCCATAAGCCAGGCTGGGTAAGGGCTGGGCTTCACTATACGCATACGCCACAAGACGTGGATTATTTAGTAGATGCATTAAAAAATAGCATTAAGAAGTATTCAAGCATTTGGAAGGTCGATGATCCTTTTAGTGTTGATAAAATTTCAGGTTGCAAGGGAGATAGATGA
- a CDS encoding hydroxymethylpyrimidine/phosphomethylpyrimidine kinase codes for MKNILIIAGSDSVGGAGVQADIKTCEAFSCYVATAITALTAQNTNGVSNIFATNVTNLNEQIKMIDEELNIDAIKVGMLFNQELISCVGSWLEKFHKQGIKIVIDPVCVAKSGSKLLEDDAIASLKELFKFADIITPNIDEAKVLELDSKNLPCDMILKRSMVAEICEDTLFKKNGDVLKFKEPLIQPEIMHGAGCSFASALACLLANGHTKEEAIKLAKKYILNAIKNAITTKFGKRLLNHKVGISD; via the coding sequence ATGAAAAATATATTAATCATTGCAGGAAGTGACAGCGTTGGCGGAGCTGGCGTGCAGGCTGATATTAAGACATGCGAGGCATTTTCTTGCTACGTAGCGACAGCTATCACGGCTCTTACAGCACAAAATACAAATGGCGTTAGCAATATCTTTGCTACAAATGTTACAAATCTAAATGAGCAGATCAAAATGATAGACGAGGAGCTAAATATAGATGCTATCAAGGTTGGAATGCTTTTTAACCAAGAGCTTATATCTTGCGTTGGTTCTTGGCTTGAAAAATTTCATAAGCAAGGCATCAAAATAGTAATAGATCCAGTTTGTGTAGCAAAATCAGGCTCAAAGCTTCTTGAAGATGACGCGATAGCAAGCTTAAAAGAGCTTTTTAAATTCGCAGACATTATCACGCCAAATATCGATGAAGCCAAAGTTTTGGAACTTGATAGCAAAAATTTACCTTGCGATATGATCTTAAAGCGAAGCATGGTTGCAGAAATTTGCGAAGATACTCTTTTTAAAAAAAATGGTGACGTGCTTAAATTTAAAGAGCCACTAATACAACCAGAGATCATGCACGGGGCTGGATGTAGTTTTGCGAGTGCGCTGGCCTGCTTGCTGGCAAATGGACACACCAAAGAAGAGGCTATAAAACTAGCCAAAAAATACATTTTAAATGCTATTAAAAATGCAATTACGACAAAATTTGGCAAACGTCTACTAAATCATAAAGTTGGCATAAGTGATTGA
- the thiE gene encoding thiamine phosphate synthase, which produces MIEIYAISDDVLMPENLALQYTKEILECGVKFFQFRSKKIPKDERLAGEIFNLCEKFGARFIVNDDILFAANIGAKSVHLGKDDASIKEAFEILGDDAYVGVSCYDSLELALRAKQNGASYVAFGAMFKSSTKPNAPLCKAQTVSQAKEMGMNVCVIGGINSCNIASVARVKPDMVALISAIYKDGTIKKNIENLQRNLLL; this is translated from the coding sequence GTGATTGAAATTTACGCGATTAGCGACGATGTATTGATGCCTGAAAATTTAGCCTTGCAATACACTAAAGAAATTTTAGAGTGTGGGGTAAAATTTTTTCAATTTCGCTCTAAAAAAATACCCAAAGATGAGAGGCTAGCTGGTGAAATTTTCAACCTATGCGAAAAATTTGGAGCAAGATTTATCGTAAATGATGATATTTTATTTGCTGCTAATATCGGGGCAAAGTCCGTGCATTTGGGAAAAGATGATGCGAGCATAAAAGAGGCGTTTGAAATTTTAGGGGATGATGCTTACGTGGGAGTTAGCTGCTATGATAGCTTGGAGCTTGCCCTTAGGGCAAAACAAAATGGTGCTAGCTATGTGGCTTTTGGAGCTATGTTTAAAAGCTCAACAAAACCAAATGCTCCACTTTGCAAGGCTCAAACTGTATCACAAGCAAAAGAAATGGGAATGAATGTGTGTGTCATAGGTGGCATAAATTCTTGCAACATTGCAAGTGTCGCTAGAGTAAAGCCAGACATGGTCGCCTTAATATCCGCTATCTATAAAGATGGCACGATAAAGAAAAATATAGAAAATTTACAAAGAAATTTATTGCTTTAA